The DNA segment agctgagatttgaggctcgagctcgactcaattagaattcgagctagctcggctcggctcgatctagctcgaactaacaaaaaaccgcaaaatttactacttaaaaagcatttaaaaatgaatttcttcatagactaagggccataattgccatttaatttaaccatatggctaaatatgcaagtataaatagttaattcactttgtacattgtctttatCTTCTTTTATAGGGGGAATACTCTCTTAGTTATTGTTTtttaagcgatgtgggacaaaaaatgaaggatgtaaaccttatcgagccagctcacgagccgagccagaccaagctcgagctcggctcgtttacaaaccgagccgagccgagctggctcgttaacagccgagccaatttcgagccgagctttcttcgagcgagttcgagcgagctgcgagtcacgagttttttgaacacccctaattttCAGTAATCACGTTTCAACTGCACGACTCTACTTTTATTTCAAATATTTATAAGAAAAAGGTGATTTTAATATATTTGCCCAACTGTTTCTTTTCAATCCAATATATTTTCAGTAATCACGTTTCAACTACACGAGTCTATAACAAAAACTAGAGCTACACGTATAAAAACAATTTTCCATTGTCATATCATGACAATGAATCTACTCAATATATTTTATAGAAATCCAAATGACGATCTGGATAGTCACTAATTCATATTTGTCATACTAATTATGAACATAAGCTTCATCGTGACAAATTAATAAGTGATGGAACCAAAAGTAAAGTTGTGATTTGAACTTTAAGTAAAAGCGCTAAAATATTTATCAAATACATATACTAAACCTGGCTTTGTGTACCTTTAAGTTCTTATAGATGTTATTCCCTTGCTAAAAATGATCTTACGTGATTGGTTTATGACTTGTAAAGTGTTCTTATGATACTCTTGAATTTGTATATCAATGGAACTCACTCGATTTATAACATAGTGGCATTTTGGGGTGTGATAAAACTTAGAGATCATGAGGTCCTGGTTTGATTCTCACAAGGTGGTTTTTCTGAGATTTTTAGGTTTTCTCCTGAATTAGTGTATATGAATTatagcctagtggagatggacATGATTGGTTGACTCCCTTTGTtttacaaccacttaagcacaacttacaacctatttaatctgtgtaatacacatggttttttaaagatataactcttttttagatctattcaataTGTGTAATATTACGGGATTTTtaaaggatataatttttttttatcatttggtagatttattcaacccgattatgcaagggttttttaaagatacgctGTTTTTagtatttggtatacaaaattacatttatttaatttgtgtaatacacatggtttttaaatatataacttttttttattatttgatatataaaattacatttatttaacccgtacaatatacgagaTTCATAAAgatattactttttattatttaatatataaaattacatttattcaacccgtgtaatacacggggtttgaACCTAGTAATACTAATATTCAAATTATGACAAGTAGATAAACATCTAGAAAAAATAGGGATATTTCCTAATACAAATtttcaaaaaatagaaaatacaagggttgattgtatttatttacaaacttcaAAGGGGGGGGGTACAATcagtaaaattaaaaaaaaatgcatTTAGCAACACCCTTTTATAACAGTATTAATAATAACAAAATCGACAGTTGTTGACAGTGAAAAAATCGACAGTTGTTGAAAGTGATTAAATTGATATCATTTTGACTCTACGTACCAATCTAGGTGATTAAACTTTTTTTCACTTATTTACAAGATGAGTTCTTTTTCTCAAGCATATAACTTTATATGCTTTACTTTAGATTTTATACAATGAATCTACTTTGATAGTTGTTGCACCCACTGGATTAGATATGCTATGGAAATGTATATTTCTATAAATATATGTttcttaggctatagggtgtggtcatgaccctcatgaccatcatgaccctccatgttagtGTCATGTAACTCATctttaatccaccatccaaaaccactaccctaagggtatggtcatgacccaaaccattagccccttatttattatctttgtctaaacaaaaagaaaatgatttgttgaaaaatggaaatgaggaccatggttgccatggtttaatccatgcaaaccatggtggatcaatcaaggaggtggtgtagccttccattcatgttcctaggtggcaaatcatgtctcaaccatgatccccacaccctatagccttatcctaaacaaacatatatatagagagagaaaaaaaGATTGATTTAAGATCTTGACCATTTTTATATAAGTATATGGATGTTTTTACCCATCGTATCACATAAATCTTTTATATTACTAAAGAAAAGAAATAATATATATTTCCTTGACTTTAAGTTAAAATTTAttcttttttatctttaaataattaaaacaagATATCGTTCTTCATACAATAAATTATTTACTTTATTAAAAATATCATGTGACATTACATGATGCCTTTACTTATAAATTGAATTACAACTTATATATGAGTCTTTTAATTTTTTAAAGTTTGAGTTTGAGAATTCGTGAATAGGTAAAAGAAACCTTTGTTGCTTGTGTGCGTAGGGAAGAATCCATGCTTTCAAATTCAAAGTGAAGTAAATTCATAAGTCCTTTTTAGCAATTAAGAATCCATACTTTTTTCATACTCAAAGTGAAGTAACTAAAACACTAACTAAAAGGTTAAAAGACATTTAAAATATGTATATAATATCATTAATTTTATTATGTAGTTACTAGGTTATCTATAATTTTAAAACTTAATAAACATTTAGAATCATATTCTAAAACCTCAAATGCCTCACAACCTTTGTTAAACAACTATAATCATACCTTAATGACGAAAGAGATAACTATAGAAGATCGTAAGGTTAACTAACCGTAGAAGATCGTAAGATTGAGCCAACCGTCACGAAAACCTACACCATCATCATGTTTTAATTTATGAGTTTAAACGGTCAAAACAACAAAGCCTTTCAAGGAATTACTGGTGTCATTAACCATCTAGATTAAGATCTTATCCCCAAATTAAACTtaatatttactaaataaaagAAATGTTTATTCTAATATTTTCTATAGAGATGACATATATCGTCTCTATAGgttctttttaaaaaaattaaaaaaaaaaacaattaagcCCTATAGAGACGACTTGTCGTTTCTGTAGGTTTTtctttataataaataaaaaaatatttttacttatagagacgacatgtcgtctctataaattctctttaaaaaataaaaataacaatatATAAGCCATATAGAGACGACTTACTATTTCTATAtgtttttctttataaaaattaaaaaaaaaaagattttcacCTATAGAGACGAGTTGTTGgggttgttattattattattattattattattattattattattattattattattattattattattattattattattattattattgaatcATAACAAGGTGGAACAGGGTTAGAACATGCACAACGATATTATATATGCCTAACAAATGCAGCAACTGTAGATCCGACCAGAAATGTTGGTGGATTTTACAAGAAACAGAGCAAAATATGAAGATCAGTTTACCACTGTTTCAATAACTACCGATTCAACTACACAGCGATGTTCATAAGTTACATGACTTAGAACGTTTTGAACACAGTTTCAacaacatatatacatacaacacGAAACGAAACGTATCATATTCATCAGAAATTTCATTCGAATGCAAGCGAAGTAAGTTAAAGCAAAATATGAAGAAGATCAGTTTACCACTGTTAGAGCTTGTGAAGAGAGAATTTGAACCTTTGAAGGTGTGTGTGAGAATGAAGAATGAATGAGTTAAGTAGCCCGAGACGTTGAGTTTATATAGCGTTCAGTAGACCTAACCATGGTTAAATAAGGTCTTAACTGGCTGGGGTTAGTGTACCATCTAGAAGACGTTAGTGAAGGGTTAAACTATGTCATGCATAGCTAATTGCACCTTTTCTTGTACATAATAATAACTAGGATTAAGCTCCCCCGCgttgcggggggggggggggggggcgtgaAACTGTGCCAACACGTACTTTGTGAAGGATAAATACAAAGCGTAGTTTAATTTAGTGTTAAAATAACCGTCTTGGCATGTCTATCTTCCAATAAGCTGAACTAAAGCACGAATTAGTCTCTTGACACCTTTTCCAACCTACATGACAAGAAATTCTTGCTTGATGTTGGAATCATGTGCCTAGAAAACTATTTGCAAAAAGCACTTGTTAGCTTTGCCACATGCAGAAGCCATCTGATCTGATCCATCACCCCACATGCCTACATGTAAAATAAGGTTCATTAAGATAAAAATTGTACAAACCTATAAGTGAAGGTTGTTTACAAAGcagttaaaaaacaaaaagaaaaaagaaaagatCCATATTAGATTTGTCTTTTTACCTGTTATAGGTTATTTTATCATCATCAGCGGACATACACATACCAATAACCCTAACACTATAAACCGTCTCTTAACTTGATGACCCTTTTGTTATGACCCGTTGACAGAGAAGGTGGACctgaaaaacaaaaaagaaaaaaaccaaAATGTGTCAACTGTTCATATAATTTGCCATCATTGTCTAAAACGTTACCTATATACATATAGTGTAACTCAAACACACCAAATTGACATATTTAAGATTGGAAAGATAACTATGCGGAGTTATGAACATTGGTAACCCACCTAATAAGTCAGTACGTTAAGGTAATAGAACAGTTTTGACACTCCTATTGTTCATGTAACATGTGAATTAAAAATAAAGAACCAAACCTTGTATTACTAAAGAAGTCGAAGTCAAACTTAGATATTTTAGTTTAACGGTTAATACTTGCAGGAGGATACTTCGATGAATAATTAATGGATTTAAATAATATCCCCAGATTTACAAAATATCCTCATATAGGCTGTGTTCTTccatgaaaacaatgatgaaatTCCGATTAAAATTTTTTTCCTCGTTTGGATACAAAGTTGTGTGTTGGTGTATTGATTGGTCTTTTAGCTTTCCTTACATCTGATGTGTGGGCCGAGGGATTGAGTCTTGGCCCACTcgtttttttctcttttttcgcCTCAACTAATAAGAAATCCAAAAGGCTAACCACTACACCAATGCACAACTTTGTATCCAAATgtggaaaaatatatataaaacatcGACTTTAAATGGGTTTGATAAATACCCAACTACCTAACATAATATCCAAATCTGCAGCAGCACAGTTTGATGGGTTCCACTCCTCATCTAAATGATAAATATTTGACACAATCATTAAAAATTGGCGTTAAGTTGATAAAGCTTGGCTAGTCGAACACCTCAACTTCATCAAGTTTGCCTAGTGGCATTAAGTTGATAAAGCCTTTTATTTCACACAAAATGGTAGAAAGATACTGAGATTAACGCCACTACTCACTCACGCATAGTCCTCTTCGCATCAATTttattatctaaataacttggaACCCAGAAATCAGCATTCTTACCTTGATTTTCATTGGATTTGAAGTCCGAAACAACCATGTTAGACACCAGCTCTTAGTCAGACTCGGATGATCAGTCCAAACCAGTCTCTTAAACAGCCTCAAAACACATGCATGTTCCTACAATCACAAAAATCTAAATATGTAAACAAAACCAACAATCAACTTGTATGACAAACAGGGGCTGGATTCAGATAATTCATCACTGATTCATTAATTTTGTATCAAATTCCAATACAGTACGTAGCTAGTTGTATCCAACAATATTTCAATCCAAAGACAGTCCAAGCCAAAATCAATCTAAAATCGAGAATAGTTGATGAGATGAAGATTCGCACCCTATCTACACACTGGTTAAACTGAAAAAAGTGTCGACCATTGTTGCATTTATCCATGTGGAACCTGTTTTAAGCTCAAAAACACaaatacataaataaataaatagctcaatttataaaaaaaaataataaaccatAAATTCAATTCTAACACATAGGAATGCAAATTAATTCCGAAAATCTCAGGACCCGATGGAGATCGATCAAGCCAACAATAATAAACCATAAAGTCAATTTTAACACAGTGGTTTTTTTCAGGGTAATCGGGTTTCTTGAGTCTTTTCAGGTTGGGCATTGGGGTAGGACCAAAACCAAATAAGAGGGAAAATGAGAACCAAGAACCGAACTGACAAAAAGTATTAGTGGTTTCACGGGTCGGTCCTGGTCTGTTTCACTGACAGAACCTCAACCCAGATCTTGCTCACCCCCACGTACCCCAGTGAATTTGATTGTTTACTTATTGAAGTTTAAAAGGAAAGGGAGTTTGGTAGTCATGCAAGATTTTAAGTTATTTGCAAAATACTAAACGATCTTAATTTAAGAGGAAAAGAATATAGACGGGGTTGCAGTCCCTTATTGGACCTGGTTTTGATACACTTATATTTCTTCTAAGAAAACAAATGAACTTAGTGCCCGCCACCTCTTTTTCTTCTAAAAGAAACCACGGTCCAGTAATCTGCATCAATAGTCGTTGTGTGTGCCTATGGTGGTTCACTAAGAGTCATTCATACCAGAGAGGTTTGAAGATGGGTCTAGTTCATCCGCCATCTCCATTGATTCATCTTCTGAACAGGAATCGTCATCACAGCCTGTAGATTGCTTTATAAATTCCAATGGGCTAGTCCtctttttgaaaaattaacaaaGTGAAATGGATATTTGGATTTGCTCAAGTGATTTGTAACGATGATAATGCTCAAATATGTAATTATAAAATCTATGACAATTTAAATTGGTCTTATATAGATCAATAACTACACTATAACTATAAATTTTCAAATCATTATCATATACCAAAAACAAAGCCATCCATCAGAATATAAATTCCAATAAAATTATAACTATAAATTTTCCTTTGCCTCGTTTAATCTTGGATATAACACCTGGTGATTAAAAGCAAAAATATATGAATTCCAATAAAATGAAAGCTAATTGCATAACATCGACAAAACAAAAGGTTTCAAAACAAATCCCTAACATCTACTGTAATCACGAAAACACAAACACTTATTGAACAGATATTATCAACCAGGGGAAAGAAAATTTGAAATGTTATATGCCTGCAATGTGTTTAAAGAACACCACCGCCACTTCTCAACAAAAAAACACCATCGGCTGCGTGGTGGAGAAGGAGGAGACGACGTCGCTGATTCAATTCCAAACCGCCATCGCCGGAGTGAAGTCAGTGGCGTGGTGGAGAGGGAGGAGGAAGCAGTGGCAGTGCAAGGACACGCTGTCCCTGGTTCAGGTCCAAACCGCCATCGCCGGAGTGCTCACCAACGTGTTCTGTCGCTCCTTATTTTTGCTGTGCAAATCTAGGGCTCATATTTGTATTGTCTATGTCAAAGCACCAGCGGTGGTTTTTGGTGGGTATTGTCGGATATCCCCGTTAACTGACCGACCACCATGGAGAAGCCACAACCGGCGACCAATTGAGAGATCGGGACTCTAGAACTCGCCATCGTCATCACAGACTCTGGTTCAGTCGGTGGCGGTTGGTGACGTCGGAACAACAGTTCCCGCTTCCTCGATGGCGGTTGGCGCCGGTTCCTCCATCACAGTCGCTCAGTTCTCTCTACCTCTCTACTTTGTCTCTCTTACTCCTCTCTCTATCTCCCTGCTGTGTGTTGATGTGGAggcaacaacaacaactatcAAGACATGTGGggaaaagtgaaaaatcaattttttaaaaCACTCCCAAAGCCAAATGTACAACATGCACATGCATTACCAGGTTGCTGATTCATAATTCATAATTCATAATTCCAACATTATAttaaaaaaccaacataatcttaaaaaaattataaaaactaCTAGTCTTCATCCGGCGTCATTAGGTTCGTTTTAtgcgttgttccaaatgtactccactaagtccgcttgtaggttttaatgtgtgtactcgttacgtgAAACAGACAGACCAAAAAAAACATGCCAAATCCAGAGATTCTGTGACGCAACAACCTCTAGTATTATAGTGGGATGACCATGATCGCCCCGAGTATATTGACCTTGCCAGACCGTAGGGCAGTTCTGCCACGACCAGTGCATGCAACCAAAGCTTCCGAGCATTCCTGGAAAACCATGTCTTTCTTCGtgtgcttgatataatttttggacGTCGTTTGCGTTTGGTTTCCGCAGGTATTTCTTTCTATATAACTTCACGATCTATTCGCATAACATGTGCAAACATTCATGTGAAGTTCTTTCGGACATCCTTAAATACTCGTCCAACGAATCGGGTGTCGTCCCGTATGCCATTTGAcgaatggccgacgtacatttCTGTAAAGTGATGAATCCCTTACGGCCCCTAGCGTCGTATCGTAGTGTGAAAAACGAATCAGACTGCGCCAAGTTGTGTCAGCGATACGTAAGAACAGTCGACGACTCACTCGGAACCGACGTCTAAACATCACGTCCTTGTACACAGGTTtgtcggcaaaataatcggccaCTAAATTATCATGGCCGGCTATATATTAACAACGAAAAATAGATTAAATTCATTATTAATAccgaaaaaattaaaaacattattaaatttaaataaagatacattaaaaaaaataaaataacttCTCGATCTCGTTTTAAGGCGGCTGCCCTAGTTTGCGGTTGTGACGACGTTTCTGCCTCCTCCATGATCATATGCACTGCGTGCATAATGAAGTTTGCAAAAAATAATTCGCCCTTACCCGCAAATGACGAACACCacgatgaagaagaagaaaacatgcctatatttttataaaagtatGATATTGTATAAAGAAATGAGAGAGATTGAGAGAATAAAGGTGTATATTTATAAAGTATGATTgaaaaactaatttttttatCACAGCTAGTAGCATAAAACGGTCaaaatttttgtcatttaatGCCCGTCCTCATACGTCGACAATGCTAGGGGGAAATGGTGTTGAGACTCGACGACGGGCCAGGATGGACCAAGCCGAGTGGCCTTACGCCCGCCACTAAGACTAGAGGGTATGGTTCGGCTCATCCCCACGGGGATGAGcctccacgtaggcgccacgtaggcGGCTCGTGAGGGATGAGCCAAATGAAGGATGGAGGGGGATGGAGGATGGGCCCCACCTCATTATTTtataatttcttttgttttaatttaataacccaagttaataaaaactttataaaattttaaaaacacaacataaaacaacataaataatttcatttcataacataaataaaaattacatttcctaaaaaaagaaaataccgaaaataaaaataaaaaattacgtTTCCTAAAAAAAATAccgaaaataaaaattaaaaataaacctaCGACGTCCATTTTTTTTTCACCTCTTCCTTCATCCTCCGATAAACCTCGCGTTCATCCTCCGGAACCGAGTCGAGATCCAACCTCATTATCCTAAAATCTTCCGCTCGAGCATAGTCGGACGACACGGTTTTCTTGTGAGTATACTTTTCAGCCGCGAACTCTTTGAACGAACGGAATTCGTTTATCAAGTCGTCCATTTTTGACGATGCCTTCTCGCCCCTACCTCCACTCGAGCCGCCACCTCCACTCGAGCCGGCCACTTTTCGCTTTCCGGCCGCTTCTTTTTTTGCTTTGTCCCTCCCGGGGGGACGTTCCGACTCGTGAACGGGCAACACATCCTCGTTATCTTCCGGGTCGTCGTTTATGTCGATTTGACAACGAGCGGTGGAGCCTCCCGCACTATAACTTCCGGACTCGGAAGTTTTAGTGCGTTTGGCCGTTGCGACCTCATTTGGAACCGGCCTCCATTTTTGTTCTTTCCTTACAACGTTCCATGCTCGGAAGTGCGGGAAAGGCGTTGGATTTTGAGAGTCCCACTTGGCGATAGCAAGGTTAAGAATGTCATCGTCGTTACTCCCGCTAGGAGGAGAAAGGTAAATTTGGTTATAAATTTGGTTAAAAGCGTTGACGACCTTGATCATTTTTCGCCACTTGCCCGAGACGGATTCGACATCACGAGCCGGACCATGCTCCATAATCGCGTTAAATCTATCCGTTGTCTTCTTCCAAAAACTACTACGcgattggttgtttcctaaattttaaaaaatagtgcattagtaaaaaaaaattaaatttcctaaaaaaaaagaaaccgaaaataaaaataaaaaaattataccgACTATCGGGCAAGTAGAGGCCTTAACATACGCCATAGCTAGCGCCTCCTCTTCTACTTTCGTCCAAGGTCTCCCCTTTGCTCTCGGTTTTGGCGCGGTTTCGGGTTCAACCTTCTTTCCCTtccccttgttttttttttgcGCGTGAGCTCTTGCGGTGGTGATTCGGGGacgacttcttcatcatcatcttcaagttGAACCGGGGGTTGCGATTGCGATTGGAGTTGTTCAAACGTGTTGCGTTGCATGATTTGTTGGAGCGCTTGATATTGTTgaacttgttgaagttgagacatttgtgagaaggcgttgggtgtttgttggaaacccgaaaacgGAAATTGTGAAGCCCCCCACGAAGGATCCATAGTCGGAGTGTAAGCGGGACTCGAAAAAAAATTAGGTTGGTTCGGATTGGGATTattcgggttggggttgtttgggttgaatggattcatgattgggagagaatggtataaaaattatagagtgtttttataaaaaaggaaGAGAATTGGAGAAGAATGGGAGTAGAATGAGAGAGAATGGTATAAAAATGGATTAGATTGTGGTatttatttaaaatgaaaatgatttttttttattaaaactgcCGTTGAATAACGGCTATTTTTTGAAAGCGTGGAGCGGCAACCCCGGTTGTGTGGTGCCGGGTTGGACCAGCCGAacccaggggggcggtgtgggggtccggcgccgggccaagccgggcatcagccggcccccataccttccagTCTAACCAAACCAAAAGGGCCACTAATGAAACTTACATTTCCCATGCAAACTTCATCATATATATGGACTGTTTACAGAAAACTTTTCGAAACTCAACAAACAATGGGCGGCATCAACGAATCGGA comes from the Helianthus annuus cultivar XRQ/B chromosome 4, HanXRQr2.0-SUNRISE, whole genome shotgun sequence genome and includes:
- the LOC110876041 gene encoding uncharacterized protein LOC110876041 gives rise to the protein MAYVKASTCPIVGNNQSRSSFWKKTTDRFNAIMEHGPARDVESVSGKWRKMIKVVNAFNQIYNQIYLSPPSGSNDDDILNLAIAKWDSQNPTPFPHFRAWNVVRKEQKWRPVPNEVATAKRTKTSESGSYSAGGSTARCQIDINDDPEDNEDVLPVHESERPPGRDKAKKEAAGKRKVAGSSGGGGSSGGRGEKASSKMDDLINEFRSFKEFAAEKYTHKKTVSSDYARAEDFRIMRLDLDSVPEDEREVYRRMKEEVKKKWTS